The nucleotide window TTTCGAGTCCCGGATAACCGCTGAAATGAATCGGCGTATTGCCGCTCGCGAGCAGTTTCGCGGGCGCCACTTTGACCGGCCTGGAAAACGGCCACGCGACGAAGAAGTCGAGAAACGCCTGTTCGTCACTTGAAACGAACACGTTGCTCAAGTGCGGGTTTTCCGCAAGTGTTGATTCTACGTGGCGGCAGAAATCGCCCCATGAAACCGGGATGGCTTCCAGCGATTTGTCCGTGCCTCTGAAATGCGCGCCGAGTGTGGCCATGCCGATCTCGCGCTTGCCGCAGATCGCATCGACTTCATCGACGATATGGCCGGCTGGCCGGTAATGTGCGAAGAATAGTTCGCTGGCGCTCTTGAGTTGAAGCTGAGCCTCGTAGCGTTGACGAAACCCTAGCTGGACCAGATCGCGAACCGTCGACTTTCTCACCTTGTGCGTGCGCGACGCCGCGGCGTTGCCATTCACGGACTCGAAGAAGGACGAGAACCAGTCGATCGTTCCCGCAGCATCTCCGTAGAGCCCGCCGCGTGCACTGATGCACGGCGTCAGAGACTTCTCGTCGCAATACATCAGAATAAACAGGACCATCTGCATCACGGAGAAGAAACCAGAGTTCTCCTGAATTTCGATGGCAAAGATTCCCCTGTTTAATCGCTGTGTGGCATGAAGTGAGATGCGACGTGGTGTGGCAACGGAATGCTTGAACCCCTCGCTGCGTCGGATTTGTTTCGCCCGATCGACTACTTTTCTTAGCATGCCCGGCTCCTAATGGAATCTAGGTATTTTTAAATTCGCACGCGTCTATGCATGAAGAAGTTCACGACGCCCGAGCATAACATCTAAAAAGCGCGGGGCGAGTAAGTTCCGCATGTCTTCGTGAGCTAACGCACAAAGGATCGGTAAGACTTCCTATAGGTTGCAGCGGTCGAGCCGTGCAAAGCCTTGGCGACTCGTTCGAGCACGCCGTCCCAGTCGCCGCGTTGCGACTGCGTGAAGAGCCGCACGTTGGAGTACCAAGGACTGTCGTCGCGATCGCGCAACCAGCGCCAGCAACCGGCGAAGCGGTTGAGCAGCCACACCGGCTTGCCCATTGCCGCAGCCAGATGCGCGACCGACGTGTCGACGGAGATCACGAGATCGAGGTTGTCGATCAGCGCAGCGGTATCGGCGAAGTCTGTCACGTCGTCCATCCAGTCCGTCAAACGCGCGTTCCACTCGGCATCGGCGCGCTTTGCGGGGTCATCGGTCTTTTGCAGGCTGATCCAGCGCACATCGGGCAACGCGAGCAATGGCGCGATTTGCGCGGGGATCAAGCTGCGCGCTTTGTCTTCCGTCAGACCTGAATGGCCACCGGCCCACACTAGGCCGACGCGCGGCAAGCCGGCATCGGGCAACATGGCAAACCGCGCTCGCCATGAGGCTGAGCGAGCGGGATCCGCATGCAGATAGGTGCCGGCGGGAATGTTGTCGAGTCGCGTGCCGAACGCCATCGGCAGTGACATCAAAGGGCAATGCCAGTCCCAGTCGCTCAGGTCGGATAAGCCGTCATCGAGCATCACGAGGCCCGGCAAATGCGCGAACGATTCTTCGTACAAGCGCCGCAGCGATGGCGGGCATATGTAGCCGACGCGCGCAAAACGTTCGAGCGCCATCGGCAGATAGCGCACGAACTGCAGGCTGTCGCCATGGCCCTGCTCTGGAATGACAAGCAGACGCGCGCCGGATTCGGGCATTCCCTGGCTAGCGCTCGCGATGTCGAGGCGCGCGCCTTTCCATTGAGGCAACGGCAGTGTCGGGCGCGCTGATGCGGGGCGCCCGTCGGCATCGACGAAATTAGCCCAACGGTCTTCGAAATACGGCCACGCTTCTTCATAACGGCCGGCGGCCAACAGGACCTGACTGAGGCTGGCACGCGCTCCGAGGTAAGACGGCGAGAGTGCGATGGCTTGCCTGAGATGCCGCTCGGCCTCACTCAGCGAGCCGAGATCCTTGACGACCACGCCCAGATTAACAAGCGCTTGTGGATGGTCCGGCTTGAGTTCGAGCAAGCGACGGTAGACGACGGCGGCATCCCCGGAACGTCCCAGCACTTGCAGGATTACCGCCATGAAGAAGTGAAGCGGCAGTGAAGCCGGGTCGAGCGCAAGCCCGTACTCGGCCGTTTGCAAAGCGCTTGCGTACGCACGCAGTTTGATCTGGATAATGCATAGGGTGCCGTAGTACGCCGGATCCGAGCGCAGTTCGAGCGCCCGCTCGACCCAGCGATGAGCCGACTCGATCTGATTCGATGCGAGCGCAACG belongs to Paraburkholderia aromaticivorans and includes:
- a CDS encoding tetratricopeptide repeat protein — its product is MPSHPALPSEETLNAWFNRAEQARLAGEFEMARTLLDRIIGQDPGHAGALHAHGLVALASNQIESAHRWVERALELRSDPAYYGTLCIIQIKLRAYASALQTAEYGLALDPASLPLHFFMAVILQVLGRSGDAAVVYRRLLELKPDHPQALVNLGVVVKDLGSLSEAERHLRQAIALSPSYLGARASLSQVLLAAGRYEEAWPYFEDRWANFVDADGRPASARPTLPLPQWKGARLDIASASQGMPESGARLLVIPEQGHGDSLQFVRYLPMALERFARVGYICPPSLRRLYEESFAHLPGLVMLDDGLSDLSDWDWHCPLMSLPMAFGTRLDNIPAGTYLHADPARSASWRARFAMLPDAGLPRVGLVWAGGHSGLTEDKARSLIPAQIAPLLALPDVRWISLQKTDDPAKRADAEWNARLTDWMDDVTDFADTAALIDNLDLVISVDTSVAHLAAAMGKPVWLLNRFAGCWRWLRDRDDSPWYSNVRLFTQSQRGDWDGVLERVAKALHGSTAATYRKSYRSFVR